One stretch of Hevea brasiliensis isolate MT/VB/25A 57/8 chromosome 12, ASM3005281v1, whole genome shotgun sequence DNA includes these proteins:
- the LOC110649750 gene encoding uncharacterized protein LOC110649750, translated as MGCCMSKCKPKKHSMQDFNNVQEKLAISQPSKLTLTTPIISPSNKISPSPSSPTTSSSSVSSFTCTSNSNTTLSSCFSLSSGSSSILTTKDPSSNEFLWSCVKENPHIIRINSIKKFSELLVPPDVYARNMDSAAPAPKQSFPTQRVYGSSKLQKRVRSNSPAPLNRQKSFRREHERINSSYSVPSRALRSPSPSRRLNGDSGRKILTGTPKESFSKRMVDSKANAAYSSVSSSLRKENLRPMSPYMKSHHLRSCLKNRETSIHRASSKIDGVTVEEALAHTDTDVPMEDIDNPLISLDCFIFL; from the coding sequence ATGGGATGTTGCATGAGCAAATGCAAACCCAAGAAACACTCCATGCAAGATTTCAACAATGTTCAAGAAAAGCTTGCAATCTCTCAACCTTCAAAATTAACCCTTACAACTCCCATCATTTCTCCCTCAAACAAAATATCCCCAtctccttcttcacctacaactTCTTCATCTTCCGTTTCTTCTTTCACTTGTACCAGCAATTCCAACACTACTCTTAGTTCATGCTTTTCGCTTTCTAGCGGATCTTCATCGATCTTGACCACAAAAGATCCGTCCTCCAATGAGTTTTTGTGGTCTTGTGTTAAGGAAAATCCGCATATAATCCGCATCAATTCGATTAAGAAATTCTCTGAGTTGCTTGTTCCTCCTGATGTATATGCACGGAACATGGACTCTGCTGCGCCAGCACCGAAGCAGTCATTCCCTACTCAAAGAGTATATGGATCATCTAAGCTTCAGAAAAGAGTTCGTTCTAATTCACCGGCCCCACTAAATCGACAGAAGAGCTTTCGCAGAGAACATGAGAGAATTAATTCTTCATATTCTGTACCAAGTAGAGCTCTGAGGTCACCATCTCCTAGCAGGCGGTTAAATGGAGATAGTGGCAGAAAAATTTTGACAGGCACCCCAAAGGAAAGTTTTTCCAAACGCATGGTTGATTCCAAGGCAAATGCAGCATATAGCTCTGTTTCTTCTTCTCTGAGAAAGGAGAATTTGAGGCCAATGAGTCCATATATGAAAAGTCATCATCTTCGTTCTTGCTTGAAGAATAGAGAGACTAGCATTCACCGTGCAAGTTCTAAAATAGATGGAGTTACAGTAGAAGAAGCTCTAGCTCACACTGATACCGACGTTCCCATGGAGGATATTGATAATCCTCTTATTTCTTTGGATTGTTTTATATTTCtgtag